Proteins from a single region of Candidatus Eisenbacteria bacterium:
- the bshB1 gene encoding bacillithiol biosynthesis deacetylase BshB1 — translation MGEPLHVLAITAHPDDAELLMGGTLAREAAEGRRAGVLDLAAGESGTRGDARARAREAEEAAAILGLAARENLGLPDARIERSIENRLRIAERIRALRPEVLLIHHAGGRNPDHHAASLLAREAAYTAGLARILPGTAPHRPRKILEAVSFLDAPIRLVVDITPVFETKLRALRAFASQFEGAFEAGDILSNGADDLFEQVTFRNRAYGSLVQVPFGEPYFMHEPFLATDLLALRGRSL, via the coding sequence ATGGGCGAACCGCTTCACGTTCTCGCGATCACGGCGCACCCGGACGACGCGGAGCTTCTCATGGGCGGGACGCTCGCCCGGGAGGCGGCGGAGGGAAGGCGGGCCGGCGTGCTCGACCTCGCGGCCGGCGAGTCGGGAACGCGCGGGGATGCCCGGGCGCGCGCGCGCGAGGCGGAGGAGGCGGCGGCGATCCTCGGGCTCGCGGCGCGCGAGAACCTCGGGCTTCCGGACGCGCGGATCGAGAGGAGCATCGAGAACCGCCTCCGCATCGCGGAGCGGATCCGCGCGCTCCGCCCGGAAGTCCTCCTCATCCATCACGCGGGCGGAAGAAACCCGGACCATCACGCGGCGTCTCTTCTCGCGCGCGAGGCCGCCTACACCGCGGGGCTCGCGCGGATCCTTCCGGGGACGGCGCCCCATCGGCCGCGCAAGATCCTCGAGGCGGTCTCCTTCCTCGATGCGCCGATCCGCCTCGTCGTCGACATCACGCCGGTCTTCGAGACGAAATTGCGCGCGCTTCGCGCGTTCGCCTCGCAGTTCGAGGGGGCGTTCGAGGCGGGGGACATCCTCTCGAACGGCGCGGACGATCTCTTCGAGCAGGTGACGTTCCGCAATCGCGCCTACGGGTCGCTCGTCCAGGTCCCCTTCGGCGA